CGGGGAGCGACTCCTCGAGCGCGCCCGCGAACCACTAACCGACGAAGCCACAACAAAGGATTCCGCATGAACATCATCACTCTGACTGACACGGCGCTTGTTGTTGAGCCACAGGGAGTGGACAAACTCTGGTCCTTCACGCGCAAACTCGAAATCCCGTTGAACCACGTCCGCGGTGCAACATTCGATCCCGGTGCTAATCAGGAACCCAAAGGACTCCGCGCCCCAGGACTTGAGCTGCCGCGGGCATTTCGGACAGCGGAATTAGTGGATTCTTCTACGCTGCCAATGCTGGCTGCTGATAACCATAGTGGACTTCATTAGGCCTGCGGTAACCAAGCGCTGAGTGCCGGCGTCGGCTGTTGTAAAAGCCTTCGATATAGCGAATGACGTCGCTGCGAGCTTGTGATTTCGTGGCATACGCGGTGCGATAAACACGCTCATTCTTGAGCATCGAGAAGAAACTTTCCGCCATGCTGTTGTCCCAACACACGCCGGTGCGGCCCATGGAGGAACGCATCCCCAGGCCGGACACGAGAGCCCGAAATTCGGCCGAGGTATAGACGCTGCCGCGGTCGGAATGCCAGATCGCGTCGGCCTCGATCACGGTCGTCGCAGCGGCGTTGCGGAGGGCGTCGGCGACGAGCTCGGTGCGCATGTGATCGGCGATGGACCAGCCGACAACCTTCTTGGAATAGCAGTCGATGACGGTGGCCAGATAGATGAATCCTTGCCAGGTATGGATGTAGGTAATATCGCCGACGAACTTCACCCCGGGGCGGTCGGCGGTGAAGTCGCGTTTGACGAGGTCGGGCATGTTGGCGGCCGCTTCGGCATCGGCTTCGGTAGTGATGCGGAAAGGCCGTGGTTGGCAGGCTACGAGGCCAATCTGGCGCATAAGCTGCCGCACCAGTTCGGGCGAGCACTCGGTCTGCTCCGCGGCGAGGTCGGCGTGGATTCGGCGGTATCCGTAGGTGCCGTCGGACTCCTCGAAGAAGTGTTGAATCCGCGCGATCAGGGCCTCTCGCCGGGCCGCGGTCGCGGACTGCGGCCGGATCGCCCAGTGGTAGAAACCGGACGTTGACACGGCCAGCCAGAGGCACATTTTCACCACCGAATTCCGGTTGGTGGGCTCAGATTTTTGGGAGTCGATGTATTCGTACTTGCTCACTACCGCTGCTCCCGCGCGAAGTAAGCGCTGGTTTTTTTCAAGAAAGCGGTCTCCGCCCGCAGCTCTTGAACTTCCCGCTCGAGTTCCTTCAGACGGGCCCGTTCCGACACTGTCAGGTCCGCTTCGGTGCCGCCGTTGGCCTCGCGGTATTTGTTGAGCCAGTTCCGGAGCGTCTCGGGCCCGACGCCGTATGCGGTGGCGACGTCCTTGATCGGTTTGGAGGTATTGATCACCTCGCGGCACAGCTCGTCTTTGAACTCTTGGGTGAAACGCCTACGTGCTGCGGCCATGCTGATCTCTACTTTCAGTGAACTCTCATTTTAAGAGGGCCCGCTGTCCGAGATATCCGCGGCAGCTCAACTGGCGATACCGGGGAAATGGGCCGGAACATTCAACAAGGACGGCGACAAGTCGTTTTGGAACGTCAGCGCTCCAAGCGAAACGGTCGTGATTGAACTCATCAACGAGCACTACGCACGACTGGTTCTCACCGTGGGTCAGCCCCGATCCGTAGTGAACGCCATTAACATCGCCGTTCAGCCTGGCTAGAGAACTGCCCGGAGTACGTTCCGATATGCGTTCCACTAACGGACGGTTGGGCGTCGTCCGATCGATGTGTGTGTGATCAACTCTTTGTAGGCCGTTTCGGCGCTGGAATCCGGCCAAGTTAGCGGCTGGTTTCCTGCCAAAAGAGCGCTAAAAATCAGGCCAGCAGATCCCGCCCAAGAAATGGGGTTGGGATGCGCAGAGATTGAGATCACCGGTGGCCGTGGCCCTCTTCAGCGAGCTGGAGACATGGGCCCGCCACCCCCAGATAGGTTCCTAAAGGCGTGTCTACTGCCAAGCGGTCGCGCCGGAAGGAACCAGGAAGCAGATGACGGTACCCATGTCCGTGCAAGAAAATATCAGAACTCTCGACTCCCACGGAATCGCGGGCCGTGAAATCGCCCGCCGATTGGGAGTCAGCCGGGACGCGGTGACGAAATACACCGGGCAACAGAACTTTTCACCCAAGCCACCGACGCCCGTTCCGAGGCCAGCCGGATCAGCCGTGGGCGGGCTTGAAGACACCATCGAGACGTGGTTGACCGAGGACCAGCGCCGACCGCGCAAGCAACGCCACACTGCCAAGCGGGTCTTTGATCGCTTGGTCAACGAGGAGAATTACAGCGGCAGCTACTCCCCGGTGCAACGCTTTGTGCGGAAGTGGAACGACCAGCACCGCCAGGCCGGGGAGGGCTTCACGGAGCTGGTCTGGCCGGCCGGAACTGCGCAGGTCGACTTCGGCCAGGCCGAGGCCATCATCGGCGGGATCCGCCAGATCCTGCACATCTTCGTCGTGACGTTCCCGTTTTCGAACATGCGCTTCGTGCAGGCCTACCGCGGCGAGACCGCCGAGTGCGTCTGCCACGGCCTGCGCACCGTGTTCGATCACACCGGCGCTGCACCCCGGCACCTGGTCTTTGACAACGCCACCGGCATCGGACGCCGCGTCGGCACCAAAGTCATCGAGGCCAAACTGTTCGGCGCATTCAAACTGCACTACCGATCCGAGTCCAGGTTTTGCAATCCATACTCCGGCAACGAGAAAGGCAACGTCGAAAACGCCGTCGGGTTCCTCCGCCGCAACCTGATGGTCCCCGAGCCAGAAGCAGCCACCCTGCAGGGCCTGAACAACATATTGCTGACGCGGTGCATGGCGTTGGCTGAGGCCACGCATTACCGGAAAGGCTTGCCCGTGAGCGAGCTCTTCGCGCAGGACGTTGCCGCCAGTCTGGCGCTGCCCGGCGTGGGGTTTGACCCGGTGCGTTATGAGTCCCGAACGGCTGACAAAAAGGGGAACATGCTCATCGACGGCAACACCTACGCGGCCGGGTCTTCCTTCCACAGCCGCACCCTCACCGTTGGGCTCCGCCACGACGTGGTCGAGATCCTCGATGAGTATTCCGCGCCGGTGCGGTCCTTTCCCCGCGCTTTCGGAGTGCAAGCCGAGACGATCTTCGAGCCCGCGGCGCTGCTGCCATTGCTGGCGACCAAGCCCGGCGCCTGGAGCCATTCCCAGCTGCGGCCGTTGGTCCCGGGGCCAGTGCGCGACTGGCTCGACAACGCCACCGCCACCAACCGGCGCCGCCTGCTCAGCGCTGTCGATGCCGCATCAGGATCAGCCGGGTTCGATGCCGCCATCACTGCTGCTGACCTACTCATCCAACGAGGCGACACCCCCGAGATCGCCGCGTTGGGCATGCTCGCCCGGCGCCTGGCCGACAGAACCAGCCCGGCAGTGGAGAACGTGGACCTGAGCGTCTATGACATCTTTACCACCGGCAGCTTCACCACCCTCAACACTCTGACGGGAGAGATCGCATGACCCTCGTCACTGCGCAGGACATCGTCGAGACCGGCCGGCAGGCGTCGCTGACCCACAGCGTGTTGGTCGAATGGGCCGAGAAGGGCACCCCGAAACAACGCGAGTACCTCCACGGAGTGCTCCTGGCCGAGCACGAATCCCGGCAAGCATCACGACGCCAACGACTGCTGAGCGCCGCCCGGCTGCCGGCGTTGAAATCGCTCACGGGTTTTGACTACTCGAGCGTCAAGTTCCCTGAGGATTACGGCCGGGAGGAGCTGACGTCGTTGGATTTCATCAACCGAGCCGAAGACCTGGTTCTTTACGGCGATGTCGGCACCGGCAAAACCCACCTCGCCAGTGCGCTGATCGCCGCCGCCTGCCGCGAAGGAATCCCCGCGCGCTTTTACACGACGTCGTCGCTGGTGATGCAGCTGCGCCGCGCCAAGGACGAAGGCCGCCTCGATCGGGAGCTGGCTAACATAGCGAAAAACCGGCTCGTCGCAATTGATGAATTTGGCTACCTCCCGA
This sequence is a window from Cryobacterium sp. CG_9.6. Protein-coding genes within it:
- a CDS encoding IS3 family transposase (programmed frameshift), with protein sequence MAAARRRFTQEFKDELCREVINTSKPIKDVATAYGVGPETLRNWLNKYREANGGTEADLTVSERARLKELEREVQELRAETAFLKKTKRLLRAGAAVVSKYEYIDSQKSEPTNRNSVVKMCLWLAVSTSGFYHWAIRPQSATAARREALIARIQHFFEESDGTYGYRRIHADLAAEQTECSPELVRQLMRQIGLVACQPRPFRITTEADAEAAANMPDLVKRDFTADRPGVKFVGDITYIHTWQGFIYLATVIDCYSKKVVGWSIADHMRTELVADALRNAAATTVIEADAIWHSDRGSVYTSAEFRALVSGLGMRSSMGRTGVCWDNSMAESFFSMLKNERVYRTAYATKSQARSDVIRYIEGFYNSRRRHSALGYRRPNEVHYGYQQPALAA
- the istA gene encoding IS21 family transposase, whose translation is MSVQENIRTLDSHGIAGREIARRLGVSRDAVTKYTGQQNFSPKPPTPVPRPAGSAVGGLEDTIETWLTEDQRRPRKQRHTAKRVFDRLVNEENYSGSYSPVQRFVRKWNDQHRQAGEGFTELVWPAGTAQVDFGQAEAIIGGIRQILHIFVVTFPFSNMRFVQAYRGETAECVCHGLRTVFDHTGAAPRHLVFDNATGIGRRVGTKVIEAKLFGAFKLHYRSESRFCNPYSGNEKGNVENAVGFLRRNLMVPEPEAATLQGLNNILLTRCMALAEATHYRKGLPVSELFAQDVAASLALPGVGFDPVRYESRTADKKGNMLIDGNTYAAGSSFHSRTLTVGLRHDVVEILDEYSAPVRSFPRAFGVQAETIFEPAALLPLLATKPGAWSHSQLRPLVPGPVRDWLDNATATNRRRLLSAVDAASGSAGFDAAITAADLLIQRGDTPEIAALGMLARRLADRTSPAVENVDLSVYDIFTTGSFTTLNTLTGEIA
- the istB gene encoding IS21-like element helper ATPase IstB — protein: MTLVTAQDIVETGRQASLTHSVLVEWAEKGTPKQREYLHGVLLAEHESRQASRRQRLLSAARLPALKSLTGFDYSSVKFPEDYGREELTSLDFINRAEDLVLYGDVGTGKTHLASALIAAACREGIPARFYTTSSLVMQLRRAKDEGRLDRELANIAKNRLVAIDEFGYLPIDTEGARLLFQVIADGYEKRSLIITTNLEFSRWGTVFGDDNMAAAVIDRLVHHGRLLQFRGESYRVKHALMK